One genomic segment of Ignavibacteriota bacterium includes these proteins:
- the aceE gene encoding pyruvate dehydrogenase (acetyl-transferring), homodimeric type, with translation MDDIKRDNVEELNEIETKEWLESLEFVLQTGGPERVQQLLNDLDTYAHQAGVELPFTANTPYINTIPKENEPKFPGGREIERRIKSLVRWNAMAMVVRANKIDPGIGGHISTYASAATLYEIGFNHFFRGKDNNTQGDQIYFQGHAAPGIYSRAYLEGRLDAKKLHNFRHELKPGGGLSSYPHPRLMPDFWEFPTVSMGLGPIMAIYQARFNKYLENRGLKTPSESKVWAFLGDGETDEPEALGAISLASREKLDNLIFVINCNLQRLDGPVRGNAKIIQELEAVFRGAGWNVIKVIWGSDWDPLLEADKTGLLTKRMNEIIDGESQKYIVEGGAYIREHFFGKYPELLELVKHYTDEDLAKMKRGGHDPEKVYAAFKAAVNTKDRPTVILAKTVKGYGLGEAGEGKNITHSQKKLNEDELKEFRSRFGIPMSDEDVITAPFYRPEEDSPEILYLKKRRQELNGYVPKRIIRNQKIKTPSEELFKEFYQGTEGREVSTTMVYVRILTKLLKDKEIGKLVVPIVPDEARTFGMEALFRQVGIYSTRGQLYEPVDKDSLLYYKEVVNGQILEEGITEAGSMSSFIAAGTAYITHGINMIPFFTFYSMFGFQRIGDFAWAAADMQCKGFLIGGTAGRTTLAGEGLQHQDGQSHVLAHSIPTVKAYDPTFAYELAVIIRDGIYRMYELQEDCYYYITVMNENYSMPAMPKGVEDGIINGMYKYKTSETKSKLKVHLLGSGSILNEVLKAQEILEKNYNVSADVWSVTSVKNLHYDALEIERWNRMNPTEIKKKNYIQQITEGEDGIFISASDYSQILADSISKWFPNKFTSLGTLGFGRSESREALRNFFEVDAKHIVYTTLYSLFEEGKISKEIISKAITDLNIDLKKNNPIKS, from the coding sequence ATGGATGATATAAAAAGAGATAATGTAGAGGAATTAAATGAAATTGAAACTAAAGAATGGTTAGAATCGCTTGAATTTGTTCTACAAACCGGAGGTCCGGAAAGAGTTCAACAACTCTTAAATGACCTTGATACTTATGCACATCAAGCCGGAGTTGAGCTTCCATTTACTGCAAACACACCTTACATAAATACAATTCCAAAAGAAAATGAACCCAAATTTCCGGGCGGACGTGAAATTGAACGAAGAATTAAAAGTCTTGTCCGATGGAATGCAATGGCAATGGTTGTCCGTGCAAATAAAATTGATCCGGGTATTGGCGGACATATTTCAACTTATGCTTCCGCTGCAACCCTTTATGAAATTGGGTTTAATCATTTTTTTAGAGGAAAGGATAATAACACTCAAGGCGATCAAATTTATTTTCAAGGACATGCTGCCCCCGGAATTTACTCAAGAGCATATTTAGAAGGAAGATTAGATGCAAAAAAACTTCATAATTTTAGACACGAATTAAAACCCGGCGGTGGACTTTCATCTTATCCTCACCCAAGGTTAATGCCGGATTTTTGGGAATTCCCAACTGTTTCAATGGGATTGGGCCCTATCATGGCAATTTATCAAGCAAGATTTAATAAATATTTGGAAAATCGCGGATTAAAAACTCCATCAGAATCCAAAGTCTGGGCATTTTTAGGTGATGGTGAGACCGATGAACCGGAAGCTTTAGGCGCAATTTCTTTAGCTTCGCGCGAAAAACTTGATAATTTAATTTTCGTAATTAATTGTAATTTGCAAAGATTAGATGGACCGGTTAGAGGGAATGCAAAAATTATTCAAGAATTGGAAGCAGTATTTAGAGGCGCTGGTTGGAATGTTATCAAAGTTATTTGGGGAAGCGATTGGGATCCTTTATTAGAAGCAGATAAAACCGGACTTCTTACAAAACGTATGAATGAAATTATTGATGGCGAATCTCAAAAATATATTGTTGAAGGCGGCGCTTATATTCGAGAACATTTCTTCGGAAAATATCCCGAACTTTTAGAATTAGTAAAACACTATACTGATGAAGATCTTGCTAAAATGAAAAGAGGCGGTCACGATCCGGAAAAAGTTTATGCCGCTTTTAAAGCTGCGGTAAATACAAAAGATAGACCAACCGTAATTTTAGCAAAAACAGTTAAAGGTTATGGATTAGGCGAAGCCGGTGAAGGAAAGAATATTACTCATTCTCAAAAAAAATTGAATGAAGATGAATTAAAGGAATTTAGAAGCAGATTCGGAATTCCAATGTCTGATGAAGATGTAATCACTGCACCATTTTACAGACCCGAAGAAGATAGTCCGGAAATTCTATATCTAAAAAAACGCAGACAAGAATTAAACGGTTACGTTCCCAAAAGAATAATTAGAAATCAAAAAATAAAAACTCCTTCCGAAGAATTATTTAAAGAATTTTATCAAGGAACTGAAGGAAGAGAAGTTTCCACAACAATGGTTTACGTTAGAATCTTAACGAAACTTTTGAAAGATAAAGAAATTGGAAAACTTGTCGTTCCAATTGTTCCGGATGAAGCAAGAACTTTTGGAATGGAAGCTTTGTTTAGGCAAGTTGGAATTTATTCAACTCGCGGACAACTTTATGAGCCAGTTGATAAAGATAGTTTGCTATATTACAAAGAAGTCGTAAATGGTCAAATTCTTGAAGAAGGAATTACCGAAGCCGGATCGATGTCTTCGTTTATCGCAGCCGGAACTGCTTATATCACTCACGGAATTAATATGATTCCATTTTTTACATTTTATTCAATGTTTGGATTTCAGAGAATTGGAGATTTTGCTTGGGCTGCAGCTGATATGCAGTGCAAAGGATTTTTAATCGGCGGAACAGCCGGAAGAACAACGCTCGCCGGAGAAGGTTTGCAGCATCAAGATGGACAAAGCCACGTTCTCGCACATTCAATTCCAACGGTAAAAGCTTATGACCCAACTTTTGCTTATGAGCTTGCTGTTATTATTCGAGATGGAATTTATAGAATGTATGAACTTCAAGAAGATTGCTATTATTACATAACTGTGATGAATGAAAATTATTCAATGCCAGCAATGCCGAAAGGCGTTGAAGACGGAATAATTAATGGAATGTATAAATACAAAACTTCTGAAACTAAATCGAAATTAAAAGTTCATCTATTGGGAAGCGGTTCAATTTTAAATGAAGTTTTAAAAGCACAAGAAATTTTGGAAAAAAATTATAACGTTTCTGCTGATGTTTGGAGTGTTACAAGTGTTAAAAATTTACACTATGATGCTTTGGAAATTGAACGATGGAATAGAATGAATCCGACCGAAATCAAAAAGAAAAATTATATTCAACAAATTACAGAGGGCGAAGATGGAATTTTTATTTCGGCTTCAGATTATTCACAAATTTTAGCTGACTCAATTTCAAAATGGTTTCCAAATAAATTTACTTCGTTGGGAACACTTGGATTTGGAAGAAGCGAAAGCCGCGAAGCTTTAAGAAATTTCTTTGAAGTTGATGCTAAACATATAGTTTACACAACGCTGTATTCACTTTTTGAAGAAGGAAAAATTTCAAAAGAAATTATTTCTAAAGCAATTACGGATTTGAATATTGATTTGAAAAAGAATAATCCAATTAAATCATAA
- a CDS encoding serine/threonine-protein phosphatase, producing MNENYKRNNERKLYETLKDDISEGGFSTNISNDYSELKEFFLTEERKKQLSGMGKVKRFFYMIWWMLKELLLKLNPTRRLLLIIGFVFLVSAGSFGLNGNNVNFSYDTSVLGGIIILFILMLELKDKLLAKDELNAGKSVQVALMSDKNPKVSGWKIWLFTEPANEVGGDLVDFVKVGENKYGITLADVSGKGLAAALLMSKLQTIVRAFAPDIINLSDFGEKINKVFHKDILPNSFASMVYCAIEENSNALEILNAGHLPPVILKGNEIEILPKGNVALGLSNNSKFTTQNIVLEKDNCLIIFSDGVTEARNLHGTFFGTERIYQFLKTSNQLLPQQIGEKLLQYVKSFIGSEKKYDDLSIVILKKD from the coding sequence ATGAACGAAAATTACAAACGCAATAACGAAAGAAAATTATACGAAACTTTGAAAGATGATATTTCCGAAGGCGGATTCAGCACAAATATTTCTAATGATTATTCCGAACTGAAAGAATTTTTTTTAACGGAAGAAAGAAAAAAACAGCTTTCCGGAATGGGAAAAGTTAAAAGATTCTTTTATATGATTTGGTGGATGTTAAAAGAACTTTTGTTAAAATTAAATCCCACAAGAAGATTGCTTTTAATTATTGGATTTGTATTTCTTGTTTCTGCCGGAAGTTTTGGCTTAAATGGAAACAACGTAAATTTTTCTTATGACACAAGTGTTTTGGGCGGAATAATTATTTTGTTTATTCTAATGCTTGAACTAAAAGACAAACTTTTAGCAAAGGATGAACTCAATGCTGGAAAATCAGTTCAAGTTGCGTTAATGTCGGATAAAAATCCTAAAGTTTCCGGATGGAAAATTTGGCTGTTTACAGAACCGGCAAATGAAGTTGGCGGCGATCTTGTTGACTTTGTAAAAGTCGGAGAAAATAAATATGGAATTACACTTGCGGATGTTTCCGGAAAAGGATTAGCAGCCGCATTACTTATGTCTAAACTTCAAACAATTGTTAGAGCTTTTGCGCCGGATATAATAAATCTTTCTGATTTCGGAGAAAAAATTAATAAAGTATTTCACAAAGATATTTTGCCAAATAGTTTTGCCTCAATGGTTTATTGTGCAATTGAAGAAAATTCAAACGCATTGGAAATTCTTAATGCGGGACATTTACCGCCGGTAATTCTAAAAGGAAATGAAATTGAAATATTGCCAAAAGGCAATGTGGCATTGGGTTTATCAAACAATTCTAAATTTACGACTCAAAATATTGTTTTAGAAAAAGACAATTGTTTAATAATATTTTCCGATGGAGTGACGGAAGCAAGAAATTTACATGGAACATTTTTCGGTACGGAAAGAATTTATCAATTCTTAAAAACATCAAATCAGCTTTTACCTCAACAAATTGGTGAGAAATTACTACAGTACGTAAAATCTTTTATTGGTAGTGAAAAAAAATACGATGACCTTTCAATAGTGATTTTAAAGAAAGATTAA
- a CDS encoding NAD-dependent epimerase/dehydratase family protein, with amino-acid sequence MQTILGANGSVGKVLAKELMNYTNEIKLVSRNPTKINDADILMKADLLNPALLDEAVKGSEVVYVTIAFEYKTSVWKENWPKFMFNLIQSCKKYNSKIVFVDNIYMYDPKYLSDMTEETPINPISEKGKIRAQIAKMLSDAIDKKEVTALFARSADFYGTNVENSALTLTVYKNLLKNKNPQWIGKLDVLHSFTNINDIGKSVALLGNTKDAFNQVWHLPTTDEKLLTRNWIEIFMNEMNMKKNIQSIPVWAIGPLGIFIPILKELKEMAYQFDRDYFFNSAKFTKHFIFTPISPIEGIREIINLNK; translated from the coding sequence ATGCAAACAATACTTGGTGCAAACGGTTCGGTAGGTAAAGTTCTAGCAAAAGAATTAATGAATTACACAAATGAAATTAAACTTGTAAGTAGAAATCCAACAAAAATTAACGATGCCGATATTTTGATGAAAGCGGATTTGCTCAATCCAGCATTGCTTGATGAAGCAGTGAAAGGTTCAGAAGTTGTTTATGTAACAATTGCATTTGAATATAAAACTTCCGTATGGAAAGAAAATTGGCCAAAATTTATGTTCAATCTAATTCAATCATGTAAAAAGTATAATTCCAAAATTGTGTTTGTGGATAATATTTATATGTATGATCCAAAATATTTATCAGATATGACGGAAGAAACACCAATAAATCCAATTTCTGAAAAAGGAAAAATTCGTGCACAAATTGCAAAAATGCTTTCAGATGCAATTGATAAAAAAGAAGTTACTGCACTTTTTGCTAGATCGGCAGATTTTTACGGAACAAATGTTGAAAATAGTGCGCTAACTTTAACTGTATATAAAAATTTGTTAAAAAATAAAAATCCTCAATGGATTGGTAAATTAGATGTGCTTCATAGTTTTACAAATATAAATGATATAGGTAAATCAGTTGCGCTTCTTGGAAATACAAAAGATGCGTTTAATCAAGTTTGGCATTTGCCAACGACTGATGAAAAATTATTAACAAGAAATTGGATTGAAATTTTTATGAACGAAATGAATATGAAAAAAAATATTCAGTCAATTCCGGTTTGGGCAATTGGTCCGCTTGGAATTTTTATTCCAATTTTAAAAGAGTTGAAAGAAATGGCATACCAATTTGATAGAGATTATTTTTTTAACAGTGCAAAGTTTACCAAACATTTTATTTTTACACCAATCTCTCCAATTGAAGGAATTAGAGAAATTATAAATTTAAATAAATGA
- the mfd gene encoding transcription-repair coupling factor — translation MNDNFQSEIADLNFFKIFLTEINKRKENHNRINISHLSGSAKSIIISLLSKKEKQILVLLPTRQLVNEVNVELTILGLAEKLIPIEVIEIESLQEKLTTIKNRDSFIIIATYDILKIKLPSKEAIEKNTTKIEVGSELTYEELVEYLNTINYNHEKAIVDPGSFAVRGSIIDFWSYSEEHPCRLEFDGDFLESIRLFDPESQRSSNKVNSITLASFLNNEESIYSENIFSYLSTPLVFANIYDLEKLNGDKKVVEEIYEDDLDEELKSELLENSIPQILKEEINVENNIPLEKLFSEKANWIIEDLFGNNNDKTFLYIKSAPIINSNFTLLFKTLQDFTDQNFRIFITVENEIQGRRLFDLLSSFNEELNRLLELGIVKIKVLAIKEGFLIPSDKILILTDYETFNKPYRTKISKKQILRKSRVKEFASLKIGDFIVHENFGIGKYVGLETIKIGMVEQETIKIIYAEGGIVYLNMNYLSLVKKYSSGDKLEPKLTTLGSGEWRSTKKKVKTKIKEAARDLIKLYAQRKAAQGFAFSNDTVWQKELEASFLYEPTPDQAKVTEEVKSDMEQENPMDRLVCGDVGFGKTEVAIRAAFKAVSDGKQVGMLVPTTILAEQHYNTFKDRLSQFPVKVAVLSRFASKAKQTEIIKELSEGKVDIVIGTHRLLSKDIKFSNLGLLIIDEEHRFGVMAKEKLRQIRVNVDTLTLTATPIPRTLNLSLLGARDLSIIATPPPNRQPIYTKVETFDIVKIRQWILDEIKRKGQIYFVHDRVQSIEKIAQYLHKHIPQIKILVAHGQLKPAQLEKVIYGFMNKEADVLISTKIIESGLDIPNVNTIIINRADRFGLAELHQLRGRVGRSDRQAYSYFLVPSLDTLNQKAVRRLQAIEESTELGGGFNLAMRDLEIRGSGNLLGTEQSGSIDTVGFDMYVKLLDEAVAELKEDEFKDVFKNLPKHQQRSEPTIDTYFEIGIPKSFMPDQSDRLSFYQALFSMIKIDELDEIKDELQDKFGKFPVIVERLILTAVLRFYSSFAQFERIVITRKKVTLILPKGENEDFYKNKFSILMQLIVSEYSKTIKFIQEKDVMKLESENKFNTAEEVLTSTLNFMKKLILIYKIDI, via the coding sequence ATGAATGATAATTTTCAATCCGAAATTGCCGATTTAAATTTCTTTAAAATTTTTCTAACGGAAATAAATAAACGAAAAGAAAATCATAATAGAATAAATATTTCACATTTATCCGGCTCTGCAAAATCAATAATAATTTCATTGCTTAGTAAAAAAGAAAAACAAATTTTGGTTCTTCTTCCTACAAGACAATTGGTAAATGAAGTTAATGTTGAATTAACAATTTTAGGATTAGCCGAAAAATTAATTCCGATTGAAGTTATTGAAATTGAATCTCTGCAAGAAAAATTAACAACAATAAAAAATAGAGATTCATTTATAATAATTGCCACTTATGATATTCTGAAAATTAAACTTCCATCAAAAGAAGCAATTGAAAAAAACACAACAAAAATAGAAGTCGGCAGCGAATTAACTTATGAAGAATTGGTAGAATATTTAAACACAATAAATTATAATCATGAAAAAGCTATTGTTGATCCGGGAAGTTTTGCGGTGCGCGGGTCAATAATTGATTTTTGGTCATATAGTGAAGAACATCCATGTCGGCTTGAGTTTGACGGGGATTTTTTAGAATCAATAAGATTATTTGATCCAGAAAGTCAACGCTCATCAAATAAAGTTAATAGCATTACTCTTGCATCGTTTCTAAACAATGAAGAATCAATTTATTCCGAAAATATTTTTAGTTACTTAAGTACACCGTTGGTTTTTGCAAATATTTACGATTTGGAAAAATTAAACGGAGATAAAAAAGTAGTTGAAGAAATTTATGAAGATGATTTAGATGAAGAATTAAAATCGGAATTATTGGAAAATAGTATTCCCCAAATTCTGAAAGAAGAAATTAACGTTGAAAATAATATTCCTTTGGAAAAATTATTTAGTGAAAAAGCAAATTGGATTATTGAAGATTTGTTTGGCAATAATAATGATAAAACTTTTCTATATATAAAATCTGCACCGATTATAAACTCTAACTTTACTTTACTATTTAAAACTCTGCAAGATTTTACCGATCAAAATTTTAGAATTTTTATCACCGTAGAAAATGAAATTCAAGGAAGAAGATTATTTGATTTATTATCAAGTTTTAACGAAGAGCTAAATCGCTTGCTGGAATTGGGGATTGTTAAAATTAAAGTTTTAGCAATCAAAGAAGGGTTTCTAATTCCAAGTGATAAAATTTTAATTCTTACAGATTATGAAACTTTTAATAAACCATATCGAACAAAAATTTCTAAGAAACAAATTTTAAGAAAATCTCGAGTTAAAGAATTTGCATCGTTAAAAATTGGTGATTTTATTGTTCATGAAAATTTTGGAATTGGAAAATATGTAGGATTAGAAACAATAAAAATTGGAATGGTTGAGCAAGAGACAATAAAAATAATTTATGCTGAAGGCGGAATTGTTTATCTAAATATGAATTATTTATCTCTTGTAAAAAAATATTCTTCCGGCGATAAATTAGAACCAAAACTTACTACACTTGGCAGCGGCGAATGGCGATCAACAAAGAAAAAAGTTAAAACAAAAATTAAAGAAGCTGCGAGAGATTTAATAAAACTTTACGCACAAAGAAAAGCTGCACAAGGTTTTGCTTTTTCTAATGACACAGTTTGGCAAAAAGAATTGGAAGCATCGTTTTTATATGAACCGACTCCGGATCAAGCAAAAGTTACAGAAGAAGTGAAATCCGATATGGAGCAAGAAAATCCGATGGATCGGCTCGTTTGCGGTGATGTGGGATTTGGTAAAACCGAAGTTGCAATTCGCGCTGCATTTAAAGCCGTTAGCGATGGCAAGCAAGTTGGAATGTTGGTTCCCACAACAATTTTAGCAGAGCAGCATTACAATACTTTTAAAGATCGACTTTCACAATTCCCGGTTAAAGTTGCAGTACTTTCAAGGTTTGCAAGTAAAGCAAAACAAACTGAAATTATAAAAGAACTTTCTGAAGGAAAAGTTGATATTGTAATTGGCACACACCGACTTTTATCAAAAGATATTAAATTCAGTAATTTGGGATTATTGATAATTGATGAAGAACATAGATTTGGCGTAATGGCAAAGGAGAAACTTCGTCAAATTAGAGTTAATGTTGATACTTTAACCTTAACCGCAACGCCAATTCCCAGAACATTAAATTTATCATTACTCGGCGCAAGGGATTTATCAATTATAGCAACGCCTCCGCCAAACCGCCAGCCGATTTATACAAAAGTTGAAACTTTTGATATTGTAAAAATTAGACAATGGATTTTGGACGAAATAAAAAGGAAAGGTCAAATTTATTTTGTTCATGATCGCGTTCAATCAATTGAAAAAATTGCGCAATATTTACATAAACATATTCCGCAAATAAAAATTTTAGTTGCGCACGGACAATTAAAACCGGCTCAGCTTGAAAAAGTAATTTATGGTTTTATGAACAAAGAAGCGGATGTTTTAATTTCCACAAAAATTATTGAAAGCGGACTGGATATTCCAAACGTAAATACAATAATTATAAATCGTGCAGATAGATTTGGTTTAGCAGAACTTCATCAATTGCGCGGAAGAGTTGGAAGATCGGACCGGCAAGCATACAGTTATTTTTTAGTTCCTTCGTTAGATACGTTAAATCAAAAAGCTGTAAGAAGACTTCAAGCAATTGAAGAATCGACTGAACTTGGCGGCGGATTTAATTTAGCAATGCGCGATTTGGAAATTCGAGGATCGGGAAATTTATTAGGAACTGAGCAATCCGGATCAATAGACACCGTTGGTTTTGATATGTATGTAAAATTATTGGATGAAGCAGTTGCAGAACTTAAGGAAGATGAATTTAAAGATGTTTTCAAAAATTTGCCTAAACATCAACAGAGATCGGAGCCGACTATTGATACATATTTTGAAATCGGAATTCCGAAATCTTTCATGCCGGATCAATCGGATAGATTAAGTTTTTATCAAGCATTATTTTCCATGATTAAAATTGATGAGCTTGATGAAATTAAGGATGAACTTCAAGATAAATTTGGAAAATTTCCTGTAATTGTTGAAAGGTTAATTTTAACTGCTGTATTAAGATTTTATTCTTCGTTTGCGCAGTTTGAAAGAATTGTAATCACTCGAAAAAAAGTTACATTAATTTTACCAAAAGGCGAAAATGAAGATTTTTATAAAAATAAATTTTCAATTTTAATGCAATTAATTGTTTCCGAATATTCAAAAACCATTAAGTTTATTCAAGAAAAAGATGTAATGAAATTGGAATCAGAAAACAAATTTAACACAGCCGAAGAAGTTTTAACATCAACATTAAATTTTATGAAAAAGTTAATTCTTATTTATAAAATTGATATTTGA
- a CDS encoding DUF937 domain-containing protein, translating into MDMLKSVLGGGDKNDLMSIVMNLIGGQKGGLGGLVSQFASKGLGDIIGSWVSTGENKAIAPDQLQNALGSDTVKDIASKLGMDQNSVLSQLSNLLPQAVDKLTPDGKVPDGDILSKGMDLLGGLFGKK; encoded by the coding sequence ATGGATATGTTAAAATCTGTTCTTGGCGGCGGAGATAAAAATGATCTCATGTCAATCGTTATGAATTTAATCGGCGGACAAAAAGGAGGATTAGGCGGATTGGTAAGTCAATTTGCTTCAAAAGGTCTTGGTGATATTATTGGATCTTGGGTTAGCACAGGTGAAAACAAAGCAATTGCTCCTGATCAATTACAAAATGCACTTGGCTCCGATACCGTTAAAGATATTGCATCAAAATTGGGAATGGACCAAAACTCAGTTTTATCACAATTATCAAATTTATTACCACAAGCTGTAGATAAATTAACTCCGGATGGAAAAGTTCCGGATGGCGATATTTTAAGTAAAGGTATGGATTTATTGGGTGGACTTTTCGGTAAAAAATAA
- a CDS encoding WD40 repeat domain-containing protein encodes MKIKILSLTLLITNLFFSQVTQNPQYQSYLAHISAANSSLRLNEKSEAKKWIDNAPSEFRGWEWKYLKNKIDQSSAILNLKEITPTKISLSENGKFLIFGDLEGKIHIHNSENFEQIKIIEGHSNTIYSAKFFDNDTKLISCSRDTTIRIWDFNSGNELWQIKTGGLGLADVDVSPDGKTIAYCSWYFNQNGVSGFIQLYDLEKKEKIWHKEFNTHPLVSIKFSPDGKKFAVGSWEWQVGVWDLNDLSTNKNFDFNDVKTYSAIDDIAFSPDSKLIAAATKNTSPRIWDIESEKLIHELRGHFKPVYSISFNKNGDKIYTAGDEGVIIVWDAKNGNRLNKIFGHDGKIHSLIFSKDGEEIFTASKDNTIRKWKTNIGLEFTNSEGRNNSATYAIDISQNGKLLTMNGPDSLLSIWNVESGEFIKNINGINKDLLNDVSFNNDGTLAAVCNWNNSVKIYKTETGELYRNLAGSNGGSAKIEFSPNGKIVAIISTEKAIVLWDVGTGNLIKKLSLESRPFGLKFSNNGKLISAGESNGKITLWNSETLEKIMETQAHKGQPNDLSFSKDDEIIFSAGEDGTVKMWDVKSGKLIKEFKGHQQRVFCLDITSDGKRLATGSSDLTARIWDIETGELVLILSDFTNPVYNILFYHNGNKLLVNSSGAEILVYNAE; translated from the coding sequence ATGAAAATAAAAATTTTATCTCTCACTTTACTTATAACAAATTTATTTTTTTCACAAGTTACGCAAAATCCTCAATACCAATCGTATCTTGCGCATATTTCAGCGGCAAATTCTTCACTTCGATTAAATGAAAAATCAGAAGCTAAAAAATGGATTGATAATGCTCCGAGCGAATTCCGCGGCTGGGAATGGAAATATTTAAAAAATAAAATTGATCAAAGTTCGGCAATTCTAAATTTGAAAGAAATTACGCCAACAAAAATTTCATTGAGTGAAAACGGAAAGTTTTTAATTTTTGGTGATCTTGAAGGAAAAATTCATATTCACAATTCAGAAAATTTTGAACAAATTAAAATTATTGAAGGTCATTCAAACACAATTTATTCTGCAAAGTTTTTTGATAATGATACAAAATTAATTTCATGTTCACGCGATACTACAATCAGAATTTGGGATTTTAATTCCGGTAATGAACTATGGCAAATTAAAACCGGCGGACTTGGACTTGCCGATGTTGATGTTTCACCGGATGGGAAAACTATTGCTTATTGTTCTTGGTATTTTAATCAAAATGGAGTAAGTGGATTTATTCAACTTTATGATTTAGAAAAGAAAGAAAAAATTTGGCATAAAGAATTTAATACACATCCGCTTGTTTCAATAAAATTTTCACCGGATGGAAAAAAGTTTGCAGTAGGAAGTTGGGAATGGCAAGTAGGCGTTTGGGATTTGAACGATCTTTCGACAAATAAAAATTTTGATTTTAATGATGTGAAAACATATTCAGCAATTGATGATATTGCGTTCAGTCCGGATAGTAAATTAATTGCAGCCGCAACAAAAAATACTTCTCCAAGAATTTGGGATATTGAAAGCGAAAAATTAATTCATGAATTACGCGGACATTTTAAACCGGTTTATTCAATTTCATTCAATAAAAATGGAGATAAAATTTACACTGCCGGCGATGAAGGTGTAATTATTGTTTGGGATGCAAAAAACGGAAATCGTTTAAATAAAATTTTTGGTCATGATGGAAAAATTCATTCACTTATTTTTTCTAAAGACGGTGAAGAAATATTTACCGCATCAAAAGATAATACAATCAGAAAATGGAAAACTAATATTGGACTTGAATTTACAAACTCTGAAGGAAGAAATAATTCTGCAACTTATGCAATTGATATTTCTCAAAATGGAAAATTATTAACAATGAACGGACCGGATTCTTTGCTAAGTATTTGGAATGTTGAATCCGGCGAATTTATAAAAAATATAAACGGAATAAATAAAGATTTGCTGAATGATGTATCGTTCAATAATGACGGTACTTTGGCGGCTGTTTGCAATTGGAATAACTCTGTAAAAATTTATAAAACCGAAACCGGTGAATTATACAGAAATTTAGCCGGATCAAATGGAGGAAGTGCAAAAATAGAATTTTCTCCGAATGGAAAAATTGTTGCAATTATTTCAACAGAAAAAGCAATTGTTTTGTGGGATGTAGGAACTGGAAATTTAATTAAAAAACTTTCGCTGGAATCTCGTCCATTCGGATTGAAATTTAGTAATAATGGAAAGTTAATTTCAGCCGGTGAATCAAATGGAAAAATAACTTTATGGAATTCAGAGACATTAGAAAAAATTATGGAAACTCAAGCGCATAAAGGTCAGCCAAACGATTTATCATTTTCGAAAGATGATGAAATTATTTTCAGCGCCGGAGAAGACGGAACAGTTAAAATGTGGGATGTAAAATCCGGAAAATTAATAAAAGAATTTAAGGGACATCAGCAAAGAGTTTTTTGCTTAGATATAACTTCGGATGGCAAAAGACTCGCAACCGGTTCCTCAGATTTAACTGCAAGAATTTGGGATATTGAAACGGGCGAATTAGTTTTGATATTGTCAGATTTTACAAATCCGGTTTATAATATTTTGTTTTATCACAATGGAAATAAATTGTTGGTAAATTCTTCTGGCGCAGAAATTTTGGTATATAATGCTGAATAG